The Triticum aestivum cultivar Chinese Spring chromosome 7B, IWGSC CS RefSeq v2.1, whole genome shotgun sequence genome window below encodes:
- the LOC123157284 gene encoding uncharacterized protein translates to MAAAAAAAARSRAATAAAWARLLSHRRVAAAAASGSLPHLAGPRIAPQRRHFAFSSASPGAGGGARDSEPLFTEQTVYDLLAQLERERQKEREDRRKAGAGGGGEGKGDEEEEEEEEDFLGVKPLIEKLERRNAKEANLPDESFLEPSDSESDEDDERFSSDSIRRRVDEFDRKCKRQSELLRSFAEAETLDDAHKIMTKIDKFEQRHLSLPLEYRVIGDMMNRLKDSTGKERFILLQKLNRAVRLMECKEAYDPSNPANFGLIQHQQVDSPDDVIDNTGFDKEKQMIQGESLEDEDEEFNEAKEKDDMLIEKLNAIEKKIEEKLADLDHTFGKKGRVLEEEIKDLVEERNSLTDKKRRPMYRKGFDVKVIDVNRTCKVTKGGQIAKYTALLATGNYHGVVGFAKAKGPTAKIAIQRAYEKCFQNLHYMERYEEHTIAHAIQAKYEKTKIYLWPGPMRSGMCAAGRTVETVMYLAGFSNVKSKIIGSRSPLNVIKALFIALNAIETPKDVEQKFGRTVVESYLL, encoded by the exons atggccgccgccgccgccgccgccgcgaggtcgcgcgccgccaccgccgccgcgtggGCTCGCCTGCTCTCCCACCGCCGCGTCGCCGCCGCAGCCGCGTCCGGATCGCTGCCCCACCTGGCAGGCCCGCGGATCGCGCCCCAGCGCCGCCACTtcgccttctcctccgcctcccccggcgccggcggcggggcgagggacAGTGAGCCGCTGTTCACCGAGCAGACCGTCTACGACCTGCTGGCCCAGCTGGAGCGGGAGCGGCAGAAGGAACGCGAGGATCGGCGCAAGgccggggccggcggcggcggcgaggggaagggggacgaggaggaggaggaggaggaggaggacttcctggGCGTGAAGCCGCTGATCGAGAAGTTGGAGCGGCGGAACGCCAAGGAGGCCAACCTCCCCGACGAGTCCTTCCTGGAGCCCAGCGACTCCGAGTCCGACGAGGACGACGAGCGCTTCTCCTCCGACTCCATCCGCCGCCGCGTCGACGAGTTCGACCGCAAGTGCAAGCGCCAGTCCGAGCTCCTCCGCTCCTTTGCCGAGGCCG AGACCCTTGATGACGCTCACAAGATCATGACGAAGATCGACAAGTTCGAGCAGCGCCATCTGAGCCTGCCGCTGGAGTACAGGGTCATCGGGGACATGATGAACCGCCTCAAGGACTCCACGGGGAAAGAGCGCTTCATCCTCCTGCAGAAGCTGAACCGGGCCGTCAGGCTCATGGAGTGCAAGGAGGCGTACGACCCCAGCAACCCCGCAAACTTCGGGCTTATCCAGCACCAGCAGGTCGACTCTCCGGACGATGTGATTGATAACACTGGCTTCGACAAGGAGAAGCAGATGATCCAAGGAGAGAGCctcgaggacgaggatgaggagtTCAATGAAGCCAAGGAGAAGGATGATATGCTCATCGAGAAACTAAATGCTATTgagaagaagatcgaggagaagttGGCGGACCTGGATCATACGTTTGGTAAGAAGGGCAGGGTTTTGGAAGAGGAAATAAAGGATCTGGTGGAGGAGAGGAACTCCCTCACGGACAAAAAGAGGAGGCCTATGTACAGAAAA GGTTTTGATGTGAAGGTCATTGATGTTAACCGGACATGCAAAGTTACAAAG GGAGGCCAAATAGCAAAATACACAGCATTGTTGGCAACTggaaactaccatggtgttgtagGTTTTGCAAAAGCTAAAGGTCCAACAGCAAAGATTGCAATACAGAGG GCCTATGAGAAATGCTTCCAGAACCTACATTACATGGAGCGGTACGAGGAGCACACAATTGCTCATGCGATTCAGGCCAAATACGAGAAAACAAAG ATCTACCTCTGGCCCGGACCAATGAGGAGCGGGATGTGCGCCGCTGGCAGGACTGTCGAAACTGTGATGTATCTAGCCGGGTTTAGCAACGTCAAGTCAAAG ATTATCGGATCGAGGAGCCCGCTCAACGTTATCAAGGCTCTCTTCATAGCACTAAATGCC ATTGAAACGCCCAAGGATGTGGAGCAGAAGTTTGGACGGACTGTTGTGGAGTCGTACTTGTTGTAG
- the LOC123161911 gene encoding DNA-directed RNA polymerases II, IV and V subunit 3 encodes MERPAAGASYQRFPRVRIRELRDEYAKFELRDTDASVANALRRVMIAEVPTVAIDLVEIESNSSVLTDEFIAHRLGLIPLTSSAAMAMRLSRDCDACDGDGSCEYCSVEFHLAARATDSGQTLEVTAMDLRSTDPKVCPVDQADAAGDHRQVDRGLHYGPLGILIVKLRRGQELRLRAIARKGIGKDHAKWSPAATVTFMYEPDIHINEELMETLTLEEKQSWVESSPTKVFDIDPVTQQVTVVDPEAYTYDDEVIKKAEAMGKPGLVEINAKEDSFVFTVETTGAITAYELIMNAITILRQKLDAIRLQDDDGDLGELDAHLVGG; translated from the exons ATGGAGCGGCCGGCGGCGGGCGCCTCCTACCAGCGGTTCCCGCGCGTGCGGATCCGCGAGCTCAGGGACGAGTACGCCAAGTTCGAGCTCCGCGACACCGACGCGAGCGTGGCCAACGCGCTCCGCCGCGTCATGATCGCCGAGGTCCCCACCGTCGCCATCGACCTCGTCGAGATCGAGAGCAACTCCTCCGTCCTCACCGACGAGTTCATCGCGCACCGCCTCGGCCTCATCCCGCTCACCTCCTCCGCCGCCATGGCCATGCGCCTCTCCCGCGACTGCGACGCCTGCGACGGGGACGGCTCCTGCGAGTACTGCTCCGTCGAGTTCCacctcgccgcccgcgccaccgACTCCGGCCAGACGCTCGAGGTCACCGCCATGGACCTCCGCTCCACCGACCCCAAGGTCTGCCCTGTCGACCAGGCCgatgccgccggcgaccacaggcaAGTCGATCGCGGTCTCCACTACGGCCCATT GGGCATATTAATAGTAAAGCTGCGTCGTGGGCAAGAGCTGCGTCTTCGAGCAATTGCTAGGAAGGGAATTGGAAAGGACCATGCCAAATGGTCTCCAGCTGCTACTGTGACCTTCATGTATGAGCCTGATATACATATTAATGAAGAGCTCATGGAGACACTTACACTTGAGGAAAAACAAAGCTGGGTGGAGAGCAGCCCTACAAAAGTATTTGACATTGATCCTGTCACCCAACAG GTGACGGTTGTGGATCCAGAGGCATACACGTACGACGATGAGGTGATCAAGAAAGCAGAGGCTATGGGGAAGCCAGGACTGGTGGAGATCAACGCCAAGGAGGACAGCTTTGTGTTCACCGTGGAAACGACCGGCGCCATCACGGCCTACGAGTTGATCATGAATGCTATCACGATCCTGAGGCAGAAGCTGGACGCCATTCGCCTTCAAGATGACGACGGTGATCTTGGCGAGCTCGACGCCCACCTTGTTGGAGGCTAA